The DNA region CTGGTTCGATGGTCTCAACAACGAGAAGCTCTTGGGCACAAGGGTGTTCCGGAGAGGATCGGTTTTGTTGGGAAACGGTTCATTTGGAATGAAACATAAACTGTTTTTCAACGGTtatccaatgtatcttatcaaaaagtACACTATCTATCGGAGATatctttcaagatttttaaatctgaTTGGAATGGTGTGTTGCTTTTTTCTGAAAGCACATAAATGCagctaaaccttttttttttttaattttcctgaGGTACCTTGTAAATCATAAATGTGAAATCAGTGTGAGTTAAACAAATTATCAGTGTTGTAAACATGAAATGCAAAAAGCTTCTCGGTAAGCTGATGATCAATTGATAGACATTGGCTGTGATCcagttttaaacatattttttttaagtgttactttaaaaaaacaatggtTTGAAATTATTAAGCATTCCTAAACCTTTCCCAGGATAAGCGTCGACGGTCTGCTGGTGTACTTCCCGTACGAGTACATCTACCCGGAGCAGTATGCGTACATGCTCGAACTTAAGCGCACCTTCGACGCCAAGGGCCACTGCCTGCTGGAGATGCCCTCGGGAACGGGCAAAACCACGACGCTGCTTTCGCTGATCGTGGCGTACATCATGGAGAACCCGCACATCGTACGCAAGCTGATCTACTGCTCGCGTACGGTGCCCGAAATCGAAAAGGTCATCGCTGAGTTGAAACATCTGATGAACTACTACGAAAAGCAAACTGGCGTGATGCCCAACATCACCGGGTTGGTGCTGTCCTCTCGTAAGAACATGTGCATCCACTCGGAGGTCAGCAAGGAGCGCGACGGCAAGATCGTGGACGCCAAGTGCTACGGCATGACGGCGAGCTACGTGCGAGATCGGGCCGCAACCGACGACTCCGTGCCCATCTGTCAGTACTTTGAGGGCTTCCAGGCGGAGGGCAAGGAAACGACGCTCCCTCCTGGGGTCTACTCGATCGACGACATGAAAGAGTTTGGACGCGAGCGCAACTGGTGTCCGTACTTTATGTCGCGCTTCGCGATCAACCAGGCGCACGTGGTCGTGTACAGCTACCACTACCTGCTGGATCCGAAGATTGCCGAGGTGGTCTCGAAGGAGCTGGCCCGCGAGTCGGTCGTGGTTTGCGACGAGGCGCACAACATTGGTGAGGACGGAGTTCTTGAGCGATTGCTAAGTTTTAATTGATCGCTCGTTATTTATCTACAGACAACGTCTGCGTGGACTCAATGAGCGTCAAGATCAACCGTCGATTGATCGAGAAAAGTACGACTGGAGTGCACACGCTGGAGAAATACGTCGCAGAGTGAGTTAGAACTAAATGTTtgactttttaaatttcatctcaACATTTCTCTCCCTTAGAATGAAGGACGACGACCGGCGACGGCTCAACGACGAGTACCTCCGGCTGGTACAGGGTCTCAAGGACGCTGCGATGCAGCGCGAGACGGACATGGTCCTCGCCAACCCGGCTCTCCCGTCGGAAATCCTCAAAGAGGTCGTCCCCGGGAACATCCGCAACGCCGATCACTTCCTCAGCTTCCTGAAGCGCTTCATCGAGTACATCAAGTCGCGCCTTCGCGTGCAGCACGTCGTTCAAGAGAGTCCAGCCGGCTTTCTGAAGGACATCCAGCAGAAGGTTTGCATCGAGCGGAAACCGCTAAGGTTTTGTGCGGAACGACTGTCGTCGCTGCTGCGCACGCTGGAGATTACGGACCTGACCGAGTTCGGTCCGCTAACGGTGATTACGTCGTTCGCTACGCTGGTGTCGAGCTACACGAAAGGGTTTACGATTATTATCGAACCGTTTGACGATAAAACGCCGACGGTGTCGAATCCGATCATGCACCTGAGCTGCATGGACTCGTCGATCGCGATGAAGCCGATCTTTCAGCGCTTCCAGAGCGTTGTGATTACGTCGGGAACGCTCTCGCCGATGGACATGTACCCGAAGATCTTGGACTTTGAGCCGGTGGTGATGAGTTCGTTCACGATGACGCTGGCCAGGCCGTGTCTGCTGCCGATGGTGAGTTTGatccttttttgaaaaataacagaaatcgATTCCTGCAATCCTGGATTTTTTCAGATACTGGTTATTTAAGGTTGCAAAAATCTATGAAATCGAAAGTTTGCACAATTTTTGTTtagtgtttagttttttttttaataatttatataGTTCCAATGTGCAATAGCTATAGAAACCACactattcttaaaaaatatccttttcattcatattttgaaaaagagcgaaagagccgttcaaaagagcgaaaATGAGTGAACGAAaatgaaacgaaactattggcactacgccccccggggcatggccttcctctaacgtgggatttctgctccagcgcctctgacgagacaggagaaaccgggaccgacgtttttacttcaccatccgatagaagctcagtggataaggcgggaatcgaacccgcgtctcatagcatcatcgggatcggcagccgaagccgctacccctgcgccacgagacccacgaaaatgagcggctcctcaaaaagagcggttttgcccacctctattaagaacgatagaatttctttcaaattacaaacgaaaatattattaggaattaaattAATTCAATCTGTTTCGTTGAGTGCAAGAACATCAATTTCTAAGATGTTGTTaacgaagaaaattttcttccaaaaattattgattgtttttattcttaaaacgaaacttcgaaataatcttcaatgagcgatttttttaaaatgtattgagatttgtaatataaatttaacataacattacaacttattgttttgaaaacatctgcttaacaattcatattaataacaattttattaaaaccaaaataacaaaattcgattaattacagaatttcaaaaatttgaagctgtgaaactttttagattttctaagttttttaaatataaaaattgaaatttttaaatttttggtttattgaaaaaatgaaaaattctgtTGTCACTCTGATTCAGGAAAATTGattctactcccaattatcacATCATGATGAAATCCACTTAGCAAGCGaaataaatgttaaaattttaaataaatgagatatctggaattcaacaatttgaaatttcagaatttacatattcaaataataaaaaaatagaattaataattcaaaattgccaaaacataCAGAttcaaaaaaccttaaaaagtacgaattattaaattgaaagaTTACGAAATattataatgattttttttaattttatttttttagaaagttttaaagaaagattatgaaattattaaattattatgttattaaattattaaataaaaaaaatattaaattattaaattattaaaatattaaaatattaaattattaaattattaaattattaaattattaaattattaaattattaaattattaaattattaaattattaaattattaaattattaaattattagattattaaattattaaattattaaattattaaattattaaattattaaattattaaattattacaatgattttttttaattttatttttttagaaagtctTAAAGAaagattatgaaattatgaaattattaaattattaaattattaaattattaaattattaaattattaaattattaaattatgaaattattaagttatgaaattatgaaattattaaattattaaattactaaatttttaaatttttaaattttaaaattttttgaatttttaaattattaaatttttaaattataaaattattaaataattaaaatattagattagtaaactattaaattattaaattattaaattattaaattcttaaatttttaagttattaaattattaaattaataaattaataaatttttaaattattaaatttttaaattaataaattactaaataaataaattattaaattattaaattattaaattattaaattatttaattattaaattgttaaattaccaaattaataaattattaaattattaaattattaaattgttaaattgttaaattgttaaattgttaaattattaaattattaaattatttaattatttaattattaaattgttaaattaccaaattaataaattattaaattgttaaattgttaaattattaaattattaaatttttaaatttttaaataattaaattattaaattactaaattaataaattattaaattattaaattattaaattattcaattattaaattattaaataattaaattattaaattattaaattattaaataattaaattattaaattattaaattattaatttattaaattattaaattattaaattattaaattattaaattattaaattattaaattattaaattattaaataattaaattattaaattattaaatttttaaatttttaaattattaaattattaaattattaaattattaaattattaaattattaaattattaaattattaaattattaaattattaaattattaaattattaaattattaaattattaaattattaaattattaaattattaaattattaaattattaaattattaaattattaaattattaatttattaaattattaaattattaaattattattattaaattattaaattattaaattattaaattattaaattattaaattattaaattattaaattattaaattattaaattattaaattaataaattattaaattattaaattattaaattattaaattattaaattattaaattattaaattattaaattattaaatcattaaattatttaatttaattttttgccattttctttgTTCAGATCTTTTTTGAagtcatattttagtttttgaaattaagagaagaaaataattgaaatttcgtgtttcaatTTTCCAGAGATTTATCAAGTGCAAAATccctagattttataatttggtgatttattttatggttttaatttttttaaatttttcctgattttttttttttttttttttttttgcaggccaagtgcgaatgatgctgatgatacctcttcagttgacgctcaggcgaggaacatcctggaaggagcgtcactgactacgtccgtcctgtcctgttagatcatacttgatcaagacagtatagctctggttccttgcaagtgtcctattttcttacctccacgttggcttggttttcatgatgacctagctggtggcctgtggaaacggatcgtaaacctttgaccaaagtcaaagtcgagacggctaaaagaaaggggcgcgacaatgtgggaaagggaagtaatttgtgattgtagacggtattgttttgattcgcagtatgttgagtcaactgctgtggatgtacctgaaacatcgcacaacggggtttctcttctcttcattctcagctacctcctatcttctgtttattttgtttcactgattttctaacgcggcttctgtttactatcctccatttgatttcgattttactcatttgattctcttatttctcaacgatttttcactctattttaccaattgatgctgctgtaacatactttctgctttcccttaatttggcagcgatgtcaattttgttatcatctgccttttctttatttatctatttgaataatttttcatttgccctataaattgccctcaatacaatctaagcttgtttgttatctctatttattaattattgttaatttctttatctacttcataaattactatctttcttttactattgattcttcaaatagtatattttttttcactgtccattgttttcaatcttcaccattttcttcaaacaaatgaggttcgagcccttactcaatttttggagtgatcaaagaattaacacaaatattactattgtatttttggtaaacttttgtaacatgcttaggaccaaaaattgtaacaaaacaccgcgacaaaagaaatagccacagataaacagactcaacaataggggagatttcaggagaaaacaatacacagtaaataacaataagtttttgaattcaaactaaaaataaaacatttttttgctttaatgaaagttgataggcacactataaatggttaggcgcttatacttacatcaaaccctacgtaatgtaccacccccggccgagttaaaatgcgtaaccggaaaagaaggtgtgcatgcctggcacgaacactcaaagcgtgttctagcgtgctgctcgtactgactcagagcaagggtgagatgtaggtgtaagggcagtgcgtgttcgtcgggaacctggtgcataagatcggtcaaggcccgttcttacactgaaaattgcgaattgcgaattgcgaattttctTTGTTCAGATCTTTTTCGAAGTCATAATTTAGTTATTAAAATTAAGAgaagaaaataattgaaatttcgtgtttcgattttccagagtaaaattttggcgagaattatcaagtGCAAAATCcatagattttataatttggtgatttattttgtggttttaaattttttaaatttttgaatttaccttttttttcctgaacttgtttttaaagcaacgatatttaaaatgttacaaaaaatgcaaatattgtttcagaaatggcaaaaaagtttcacttggtgcaggtgggatatgaatccacaactgatcaacggtactgatccaaatgtttgctgtattattcttttttggcgcggatttcgcgtgtATTGagttttggggtcggcgcggatctggcgcagattttttttcgacttttccgtaacaaccctgaaattaaaaaaaaaaaacaatcatcaaaatttgaaaaaaatcagaaatccttaaattttgaaatgttttgattgCTTGATTTAATCCCAAAATATTTCAGCAGTTTTCTTGTATGTACGGATGCAATGAAAACAGGAaataaaattgagttaaaataaacccttttttttgtacaaaaaattataactcgtttaattttttgtacaaaaatctagaaatagtttttttatctGATTTTGATTCGACACCATGTCTTATTGAATTTCCCCTCGCAGATCGTCACCCGCGGCAACGACCAGGTGGCCATCTCGTCCAAGTTCGAGTCGCGCGAGGACACCGCCGTCACGCGCAACTACGGCCAGCTGCTGGTGGAAACGGCCAAAACCGTCCCGGATGGGATCGTGTGCTTCTTCACGTCCTATCTCTACCTGGAATCGGTGGTGGCGTCGTGGTACGACCAGGGCATAATCGACACGTTGCTGCGGTACAAGCTGCTGTTCATCGAGACGCAGGACAACGCCGAGACGTCGTACGCGCTGATGAACTACGTGAAGGCGTGCGAGTGTGGCCGCGGGGCGGTTCTGCTGGCGGTGGCGCGGGGTCGCGTGTCCGAGGGCGTTGATTTTGACCATCATTTGGGGCGAGCGGTGCTGATGTTTGGCATTCCTTATGTTTACACGCAGAGTAGGATTCTGAAGGCGCGGTTGGACTATCTGCGGGACCAGTTCCAGATCCGGGAGAATGACTTCCTGACGTTTGACGCGTTGCGGCACGCGGCTCAGTGCGTGGGACGTGCCATTCGGTAAGGTTCAACTCTTGTTCAGCATTCTTCAACCAAACTAATCTGCTTCCCCTTTCCAGCGGTAAAACCGACTACGGCATCATGATCTTCGCGGACAAGCGCTTCAGCCGGCAGGACAAACGCGGTAAGCTGCCCAAGTGGATCCAGGAGCACCTGACGGACAACTACAGCAACCTGAGCACGGAGGAGGCGATGCAGCTGGCCAAACGGTGGCTCCGCCAGATGGCCCAACCATTTACGCGCGAAGATCAGCTGGGCGTGTCGCTGCTGACGCTCGAGCAGCTGACGTCGATCGAGAAGGAAAAGCTCGAAAAGCAAGCCCAGGGATAGCAGTGAAGTTGgtcaataaaaagtttttttttcttctcttattaacgtttacattgttttatttcaagtaCATTCAGatgattttctttcttttttgatTATTGTGTCGTTTTCTTAAGTGGTTGTCTGTAAACTAGTAAATATTGTAAAATAGGTTCttctctttatttttaatttgcgcCACATTATTTGTCTCTCGTTCACaccaaatcatttaaaaaaaaaacgaaaaaataaaaatacattcaCGAAAATTTTATTCAGTACTAAACAAACTAATATTTTGACCAGCAATTGGAATTTGTTCAAAAACGAACTCATGCAAATTTATCtacccagaaatgttttaataacccggcaaaaaaaatctaaagcaaaattctacaaaaattatttacgCCTCTTTGCTGCGTCATCGCACACATTCAGTCTCGTGCGTTCTCATCTTCTTAGAGCTTACTTTCTtcagtttattatttttttcactattATTATCGCAGGAGGCGGCGGAATTCCGTTGTATTTTGCATTCTTTAAGTTTTTCAAGATGGCGAGGAGATTCTGAAAAAAAGGAAACGAAattaatttcatcatttttgttttgataattttaaacttGATGTTTCTTTTACAAATTGctgtacatccgagaacacccgaaatgtATCACAAAGCCCTGCTGCGTTGGGcaagaaggatgcgtggacataccgtacgaAACTACAAATAGTGGTTAAAGAATGTATTCTGTATAATTGACAATCGATTGTACAATTGCGTTCAATAAAATACGCTTTCAATTTAActcttatttttcaattattaaacTACACATATTTAGGATACATTAAATAACGTTAATTTTTGTGCAGTGttgttaaaatgtcaaaatatcagctctcagcaactataacTATAAATCCAGAATACTCATGCCCCAATTAAAACTGCTCTTCTCCccttattgaaactctcagcgccgaacacgATTTCGTGTTAACCTCAAaggccgccacaaaaccaatgtTGCAGGCGCAGTTTAACCGGCTTGGTTGCacttttcggagagattgagagactcagcggtgagagcgcatagtcgaggaaaaggggaggagtgatagagagagaatgacatcgctgagaatcacaagacacaagaagagatctcacaagatATACTCTCGGAAgcagagataatcaattgatagctttcagacttttaacaaattttgaattcttgGACCATCACTTCCAGAagcattaatatttttttcatttcatttattaggttactttaacaattacattggtgtagttgttatcctgagctgagatatggactacctttcaacagctgatttatTCGAAGtggggagagagtttactggtactaaggagtgaaaaaatgtaaaaataacctTCGACATTAACAATTTATACAGCATTTttcagtagtttttttttttcaaaaaattgaaaaatatttaaaaaaatattaaacatagttttttttttaattttttttattttaaattttttgcttagtttttttataacttGTTTTCTTAAATATTAATCACAACCAATGATgcttagtaaaatttaaaataattaaatagaatattaaatttaaaaaaaagtgtgtttaaaaaaaagttagtgtTTTTAGCTCTTCTCAAatgcttgataaaaaaaagtttcgaaaatcaACAtcgtttcatttttaacattgaaagttGAACCAATATTTTTCGATTTATCGTCATTTGAATAAAGAGGGGTTTTTAAACGACACCGAGAAAAACTCATTATTCCAAAATTTATAAACTTTAAGAGTTAGTATCTCAGCAACATGCAATCCGAACAAGACGCCAAAaagacgaataaaaaaaaaatgcagaattcAAAGAGATTTGCGAAAATAGTTTTTGCAGGGGTGCTTTtcgtttacaaaatatttttgaattgcaaaaaaaaagacgagatttatttttttcggggGTCCTTTTATACCTCAAAAGTTAGACAAGTCCttctcaaaatacagatttcAATATATTTACGCAATCAATTTGTAAGATTATCCCGAAAAATGCAGTGAGACTTGGgtaacgaagcaaaattttatatgaagcttacaaaatttttatgcatgtttgaagcatgcaaaatttcgcttcgtttagtacccatattgcaaattttgaaaatttgaagtgaaaaagcatagaAAACTTTGCTAATTATGGCAATTcgagcattttcgaaaaaaaaatccggtattttgtgaacaatttcgagtgtttatactttgaaactaactacattttcaaaaaatatattcttcgtGAACAGCGATGAAAGAATCATCCTCAAAAGAAGTTCTGttgacgctcatcaagagaaaaaaaatcggtacgaaacatggctctcctctctcgctcacgaaagatcggtaaaaggaaactcaaaaaatcatctttttgattATATTCGGCGGAACTTCTATTTCACTACTACATTTGCAGGTGTAACGTCACAcatccagggttgttacggaagagtcgaaaaaaaatccgcgccagatccgcgccgacctaaaatccgaaaccgcgcaaaatccacgccagataaaaaaatatcgcgaccaacatttaagaaattttattttttaatgaagaaaaactaattcagaaagtatttgataaaaaaaaattcgttttaTGGTTAAAGGCTCCAAATgaatgaaagcaataaatccattaaaaaaaatcctcaagagaCGGTCATGGCAAGggacatgaaaaaaaatcttcaaaatagaaaatacaatatttaaaaacttaaaaatttaacttcaaaaatataacctcaaaattaaaccaaaatctaaaattataatatgataaaatattaaatttcgaaagtctaaatattaaaaatctaagattttttatacagtttgtaatccaaaatcTTCGCTAAAATTCCACcccgaaagaaatttaatttctgatACTTCGAATAATGtcttctcataatttcaaaatctcttgtaattcttaaattcttcaattctaaaattctaaaattctaaaactcttaaatttttttatttttaaattcttagttcttaagttcttgaactccacaatttttgaagtcctATTTTATGTATAAAATAGGACTATGTATAAAATaggacttcaaaaattgtggagttcaagaacttaagaactaagaatttaaaaataaaaaaaataagaattttagaattttagaatttaagaatttaagaatataagaatttaagaatttacgaatttaagaatttaagaatttaagaatttaagaatttaagaatttaagaatttaagaatttaagaatttaagaatttaagaatttaagaatttaagaatttaagaatttaagaatttaagaatttaagaatttaagaatttaagaatttaagaatttaagaatttaagaatttaagattttaagaatttaggaatttaagaatttaagaatttaagaatttaagaatttaagaatttaagaatttaagaatttaagaatttaagaatttaagaatttaagaatttaagaatttaagaatttaagaatttaagaatttaagaatttaagaatttaagaatttaagaatttaagaatttaagaatttaagaaattaagaatttaagaatttaagaatttaagaatttaagaatttaagaatttaagaatttaagaatttaagaatttaagaatttaagaatttaagaatttaagaatttaagaatttaagaatttaagaatttaagaatttaagaattaagaatttaagaatttaagaatttaagaatttaagaatttaagaatttaagaatttaagaatttaagaatttaagaatttaagaatttaagaatttaagaatttaagaatttaagaatttaagaatttaagaatttaagaatttaagaatttaagaatttaagaatttaagaatttaggaatttaagaatttaataaattaagaatttaagaatttgagaatttaagaatttaagaatttaagaatttaagaatttaagaatttaagaatttaagaatttaagaatttaagaatttaagaatttaagaatttaaaaatttaagaatttaagaatttaagaatttaagaatttaagaatttaagaatttaagaatttaagaatttaagaatttaagaatttaagaatttaagaatttaagaatttaagaatttaagaatttaagaatttaagaatttaagaatttaagaatttaagaatttaagaatttaagaatttaagaatttaagaatttaagaatttaagaatttaagaatttaagaatttaagaatttaagaatttaagaatttaagaatttaagaatttgggaatttaagaattcaagaatttaagaattttagaatttaataattttagaattttagaattttagaatttaaggtttttttagaatttaagaaattaagaatttaggaatttaagaatttaggaatttaataatttaagaatttaagaatttaagaatttaagaatttaagaatttaagaatttaagaatttaagaatttaagaatttaagaatttaagaatttaagaatttaagaatttaagaatttaagaatttaagaatttaagaatttaggaatttaagaatttaagaaattaaaaatttaagaatttgagaatttaagaatttaagaatttaagaatttaagaatttaagaatttaagaatttaagaatttaagaatttaagaatttaagaatttaagaatttaagaatttaagaattaaaaaatttaagaatttaagaatttaagaatttaagaatttaagaatttaagaatttaagaatttaagaatttaagaatttaagaatttaagaatttaagaatttaagaatttaagaatttaagaatttaagaatttaagaatttaagaatttaagaatttaagaatttaagaatttaagaatttaagaatttgggaatttaagaatttaagaatttaagaattttagaatttaataattttagaattttagaattttagaatttaaggttttatagaatttaagaaattaagaatttaggaattaaagaatttaggaatttaataatttaagaatttaataatttaagaatttaagaatt from Culex quinquefasciatus strain JHB chromosome 3, VPISU_Cqui_1.0_pri_paternal, whole genome shotgun sequence includes:
- the LOC6052878 gene encoding general transcription and DNA repair factor IIH helicase subunit XPD — its product is MRISVDGLLVYFPYEYIYPEQYAYMLELKRTFDAKGHCLLEMPSGTGKTTTLLSLIVAYIMENPHIVRKLIYCSRTVPEIEKVIAELKHLMNYYEKQTGVMPNITGLVLSSRKNMCIHSEVSKERDGKIVDAKCYGMTASYVRDRAATDDSVPICQYFEGFQAEGKETTLPPGVYSIDDMKEFGRERNWCPYFMSRFAINQAHVVVYSYHYLLDPKIAEVVSKELARESVVVCDEAHNIDNVCVDSMSVKINRRLIEKSTTGVHTLEKYVAEMKDDDRRRLNDEYLRLVQGLKDAAMQRETDMVLANPALPSEILKEVVPGNIRNADHFLSFLKRFIEYIKSRLRVQHVVQESPAGFLKDIQQKVCIERKPLRFCAERLSSLLRTLEITDLTEFGPLTVITSFATLVSSYTKGFTIIIEPFDDKTPTVSNPIMHLSCMDSSIAMKPIFQRFQSVVITSGTLSPMDMYPKILDFEPVVMSSFTMTLARPCLLPMIVTRGNDQVAISSKFESREDTAVTRNYGQLLVETAKTVPDGIVCFFTSYLYLESVVASWYDQGIIDTLLRYKLLFIETQDNAETSYALMNYVKACECGRGAVLLAVARGRVSEGVDFDHHLGRAVLMFGIPYVYTQSRILKARLDYLRDQFQIRENDFLTFDALRHAAQCVGRAIRGKTDYGIMIFADKRFSRQDKRGKLPKWIQEHLTDNYSNLSTEEAMQLAKRWLRQMAQPFTREDQLGVSLLTLEQLTSIEKEKLEKQAQG